Proteins from a single region of Mucilaginibacter daejeonensis:
- a CDS encoding M56 family metallopeptidase encodes MSNWMRYLLEANAYLCVSYGLYWLLLRKQTFYTANRTYLLLSIMVCFALPAIKVSFEPVTSAMKDPVAKASTMVVHADQRSTTLSQPPVVKPFKAAKAIYLLGCASTLVLTSMRLYSVLKLIAGRKVYVMGNYTVVKVANAKVPFSFLHYMFVSDEADVDETILRHECVHMRQNHSIDILITEALKALCWFNPVVYLLQNSLKAVHEYEADRCAALDETDRYVDLLIGQACLSSGIPLTSDFSDTKLLKTRIMKLYQKRSGRLARLNYLAALPLSVGMLLASSAAFSKDHSLITVHLVGSGSPTTTHYRSKYFDSKHEVSVDIEKATVRNILMTPGYKGPVKFPPPMTTRDTNQKGPIKFPPPSQVKHREKSNVKFPPPAIDRGIEASSSSKASAIPSAEGVVPPPPPPPALPRSSKARAIRGKNGSIPPPPPPVSSRIRATPNSDGSIPPPPPPPSTQPSSTKAKKHGKTKHT; translated from the coding sequence ATGAGTAATTGGATGCGCTATTTGCTTGAGGCCAATGCTTACCTGTGCGTAAGCTACGGCCTCTATTGGCTACTGCTACGCAAGCAAACCTTTTACACCGCCAACAGGACATATCTGCTCCTGAGCATAATGGTGTGCTTTGCGCTGCCAGCCATAAAAGTGAGCTTTGAACCGGTAACCTCAGCAATGAAGGACCCGGTGGCTAAGGCGTCGACCATGGTCGTGCATGCTGATCAGCGCTCCACTACCCTATCGCAGCCGCCCGTTGTAAAGCCATTTAAAGCCGCTAAGGCGATCTATTTGCTTGGATGCGCATCAACGCTCGTCTTAACATCGATGAGGCTTTACAGCGTCTTAAAATTGATCGCTGGCAGGAAGGTGTATGTTATGGGAAATTATACGGTCGTTAAGGTCGCTAACGCGAAGGTTCCATTCTCATTTCTGCACTACATGTTCGTGAGCGATGAGGCCGATGTGGATGAGACCATACTGCGCCACGAATGCGTGCACATGCGGCAAAATCACAGCATTGATATTCTGATCACAGAAGCACTGAAAGCGCTGTGCTGGTTCAACCCGGTGGTATACCTGCTGCAGAACAGCCTGAAGGCGGTGCACGAGTACGAGGCCGACCGCTGTGCCGCGCTTGATGAGACCGACCGCTATGTGGATCTGCTGATCGGGCAGGCCTGCCTAAGCAGCGGCATCCCGCTCACCAGCGATTTTTCTGATACGAAACTTTTAAAAACCAGAATAATGAAGCTCTATCAAAAACGCTCAGGTAGGTTAGCCAGGCTAAACTACCTTGCAGCACTACCCCTATCGGTAGGGATGCTCCTCGCATCCTCAGCTGCTTTCAGCAAAGATCACAGTTTGATCACCGTTCATTTGGTCGGCAGTGGATCACCAACAACAACCCACTATCGATCAAAGTATTTTGACTCAAAACATGAAGTATCTGTCGATATTGAAAAAGCGACCGTTCGGAATATTTTAATGACACCTGGCTACAAAGGGCCTGTCAAATTTCCACCACCAATGACAACGAGAGATACTAACCAAAAAGGTCCTATTAAGTTCCCGCCTCCGAGCCAGGTAAAACACAGAGAAAAAAGCAATGTTAAGTTCCCGCCACCGGCGATCGATCGTGGCATTGAAGCATCCAGCTCGTCAAAAGCAAGTGCCATACCTAGTGCTGAGGGTGTTGTTCCGCCCCCACCGCCGCCGCCTGCTTTGCCAAGATCATCAAAAGCACGTGCTATAAGAGGCAAGAATGGCTCCATTCCACCGCCCCCACCGCCGGTATCATCAAGAATACGCGCTACACCTAACAGCGATGGTTCGATCCCGCCGCCGCCACCGCCGCCGAGCACACAGCCGTCATCAACGAAAGCAAAAAAGCACGGCAAAACTAAGCATACCTGA
- the tgt gene encoding tRNA guanosine(34) transglycosylase Tgt: MKFALTAQDKLSKARAGEITTDHGVIQTPIFMPVGTAGTVKAVHQRELKDDIKAQIILGNTYHLYLRPGLETLEKAGGLHKFNGWDRPILTDSGGYQVYSLSNARKIKEEGVTFRSHIDGSKHLFTPESAMDIQRVIGADIIMAFDECTPYPCDYGYARRSIEMTHRWLKRCCERVDSTEPKYGYHQSLFPIVQGSVYKDLRERSAEVIASFGREGNAIGGLSVGEPAEEMYAMTELVCNILPADKPRYLMGVGTPANILENIALGVDMFDCVMPTRNARHGLLFTRNGILNMRNEKWKNDMSPIDEESDLWVDREHSKAYLRHLIASGELLGGQIASLHNLHFYLWLVTEARNKIISGEFYSWKNAMVTKLSQRL, encoded by the coding sequence ATGAAATTTGCTCTCACCGCTCAAGATAAACTCTCAAAGGCCCGCGCCGGCGAGATCACTACTGACCACGGCGTTATCCAAACGCCTATATTCATGCCTGTTGGCACCGCCGGAACGGTCAAGGCCGTACACCAGCGCGAACTAAAGGACGACATTAAAGCCCAGATTATTTTGGGCAATACTTACCACCTTTACCTGCGCCCGGGGTTAGAGACCCTGGAAAAGGCAGGTGGCCTGCACAAGTTCAATGGCTGGGACCGCCCTATTTTGACGGATAGTGGTGGTTATCAGGTATATTCATTAAGTAATGCCCGCAAGATTAAGGAAGAAGGTGTGACCTTCCGCTCGCACATTGATGGGTCCAAGCATTTGTTCACACCCGAGTCAGCTATGGACATCCAGCGGGTGATCGGTGCTGATATCATTATGGCATTTGATGAGTGCACGCCCTACCCTTGCGATTATGGCTACGCACGCCGTTCCATCGAGATGACGCACCGCTGGTTGAAGCGTTGCTGCGAGCGCGTGGATAGCACCGAGCCCAAATACGGCTACCATCAAAGCTTGTTCCCGATCGTGCAAGGATCTGTTTATAAGGACCTTCGCGAAAGATCGGCCGAAGTGATCGCCTCGTTCGGCCGTGAAGGGAATGCCATCGGTGGCCTGTCAGTAGGTGAGCCGGCCGAGGAGATGTACGCCATGACTGAACTGGTTTGTAACATACTACCGGCCGATAAGCCCCGCTACCTGATGGGCGTGGGTACGCCTGCTAACATATTGGAGAACATCGCTTTAGGTGTAGATATGTTCGACTGCGTGATGCCCACCCGTAATGCCCGCCACGGGTTACTGTTTACCCGTAACGGCATCCTGAACATGCGCAACGAGAAGTGGAAGAACGACATGAGCCCTATTGATGAGGAAAGCGACCTTTGGGTAGACCGCGAGCACAGCAAAGCTTACCTGCGTCACCTGATCGCCTCGGGCGAGTTATTGGGTGGTCAGATAGCCAGCTTGCACAACTTGCATTTTTATCTGTGGCTGGTGACCGAGGCACGCAATAAGATAATTAGCGGCGAGTTCTATAGCTGGAAGAACGCCATGGTCACCAAATTATCGCAACGCCTGTAA
- a CDS encoding glycosyltransferase, whose protein sequence is MAPYLPQALLVLFLICFLAQMGFLLIRQRRLAAYQVPDTDVSAVDLPISVIISARNEAENLALYLPAILEQRYPNFEVVVVNDCSVDSSEQVLEELSRKHPHLKLVTVTEHRRFKTGKKFALTMGIKAARYDHLLFTDADCQPASPYWVARMASNFQPGTEIVLGYSPYTRRSGFINAFTRFETLHTAINYFSAALAKDAYMGIGRNLAYTKELFFKNKGFASHLHVMAGDDDLFVNSNATPTNTAIEIHPDSFIYTESKRGIGAYFRQKRRHMGVGRLYRNKHRRMLTFEALSGSFFYIALGLCLYFRYDQPIGLFIVGGAYLLRLLTQGVIYHSSAKKLTGTGLIWFLPFYDVLYFLFINIFGLIGTFTRTTQWK, encoded by the coding sequence TTGGCACCATATTTACCGCAGGCCTTATTAGTTCTGTTCCTGATCTGTTTTTTAGCACAAATGGGTTTTTTGCTCATCCGCCAGCGCCGTTTGGCCGCTTATCAGGTGCCTGATACCGATGTATCTGCTGTTGATCTGCCTATTTCGGTCATCATCAGTGCCCGCAACGAGGCCGAGAATCTGGCCCTGTACCTGCCCGCGATATTGGAGCAACGATATCCGAATTTTGAAGTAGTGGTGGTGAACGATTGCTCGGTCGATAGTTCCGAACAGGTGCTTGAGGAGCTGAGCAGAAAACATCCTCATCTTAAATTGGTTACTGTTACAGAACACCGCCGATTCAAGACCGGCAAAAAGTTCGCCTTGACCATGGGTATCAAAGCCGCCAGATACGATCACTTGCTATTCACTGATGCTGACTGTCAGCCTGCTTCGCCTTATTGGGTGGCGCGCATGGCTTCCAATTTTCAGCCCGGTACCGAGATCGTTCTGGGGTATTCGCCATATACCCGCCGTAGTGGCTTTATCAACGCTTTCACCCGTTTCGAGACCTTGCACACCGCGATCAATTACTTCTCGGCCGCCTTGGCAAAAGATGCATATATGGGCATCGGCCGTAATTTAGCTTATACTAAAGAGCTGTTTTTCAAAAACAAAGGCTTTGCATCGCACCTGCACGTGATGGCCGGTGATGATGATCTTTTTGTGAACAGTAACGCCACGCCTACCAATACCGCGATCGAGATACACCCCGATTCGTTCATTTACACTGAAAGCAAACGCGGGATAGGTGCGTACTTCAGGCAAAAGCGTCGCCACATGGGCGTGGGCAGGCTGTACCGCAACAAGCACCGGCGTATGCTCACGTTCGAGGCGCTTAGCGGCTCATTCTTCTACATCGCTTTGGGGCTTTGCTTGTATTTCAGGTATGATCAGCCGATAGGTTTGTTCATTGTTGGCGGGGCTTACTTGTTACGGTTGCTTACGCAGGGCGTGATCTACCACAGCTCAGCAAAAAAACTTACCGGTACGGGCCTGATCTGGTTCCTGCCGTTCTATGATGTGCTTTATTTTTTATTCATTAACATATTTGGCCTAATAGGAACCTTTACACGAACTACCCAATGGAAGTGA
- a CDS encoding RNA polymerase sigma factor, producing MEVNANFTENAKNDYQLVLKAREGNQKAYADLMQRYKDSIYFMSLKMVNNREDAMDITVETFAKAFEKLDKYQPDYAFSTWLFRVATNNCIDFLRKKKLNTVSINQMNDEEDERPLQIKADTLNPEESSIKKQQSEELKVLIESLPPRYRNLLTLRYFDELSYEEIAQQLDLPLGTVKAQLFRAKYLLGNIINRIER from the coding sequence ATGGAAGTGAACGCAAACTTTACCGAGAACGCTAAGAACGACTACCAATTGGTGCTGAAAGCCAGGGAGGGTAATCAAAAAGCTTATGCCGACCTCATGCAGCGCTATAAGGACTCGATCTACTTCATGTCGCTCAAAATGGTGAATAACCGCGAGGATGCGATGGATATCACGGTAGAGACCTTTGCGAAGGCTTTCGAGAAACTGGACAAATACCAGCCTGACTACGCCTTCAGTACCTGGCTGTTCAGGGTAGCCACCAATAATTGTATCGACTTTTTACGCAAGAAAAAGCTCAACACCGTATCGATCAACCAAATGAACGACGAGGAGGATGAGCGCCCGCTACAGATAAAGGCCGATACGCTGAACCCAGAGGAGTCATCTATCAAAAAACAGCAGTCGGAAGAGTTAAAGGTGCTGATCGAAAGCTTGCCGCCAAGGTACCGTAATTTGCTCACGCTGAGGTATTTTGACGAGCTCTCGTACGAGGAGATCGCCCAGCAGCTCGACCTGCCGCTGGGCACCGTTAAAGCACAATTGTTCAGGGCCAAATACTTGTTAGGCAATATCATAAACCGTATAGAGCGATAG
- a CDS encoding SixA phosphatase family protein, with protein MKKLLLIRHAEAVSSSNDGDMGRQLSARGEADVQALVQKLQATGNVPQYFVSSPSVRTIKTATTLAQQLGAPSPLLAPAIYEASEKALLKTINHFSDQYDFVAMVGHNPGIAYLLLNLTEKVRDVLPCTAILVVFEDVDSWQEVTHGSGVITYYTTPGHS; from the coding sequence ATGAAGAAGCTACTATTGATACGTCATGCCGAAGCGGTATCCAGTTCTAACGATGGCGATATGGGTCGCCAGTTATCGGCACGGGGTGAAGCTGATGTGCAGGCTTTGGTGCAAAAGCTACAGGCTACGGGCAACGTACCGCAGTACTTTGTCAGCAGTCCATCGGTACGCACCATTAAAACAGCTACCACGCTTGCTCAGCAGTTGGGTGCACCTTCACCGCTATTAGCACCTGCTATATATGAGGCCAGCGAAAAGGCATTGTTAAAGACCATCAACCATTTTTCAGACCAGTATGACTTTGTGGCCATGGTAGGTCACAATCCGGGTATTGCTTACCTATTACTCAACCTTACCGAAAAAGTTCGTGATGTGCTTCCCTGCACGGCCATATTGGTAGTTTTCGAAGATGTTGACAGCTGGCAGGAAGTGACCCATGGCTCGGGGGTGATCACTTACTATACAACACCTGGTCACTCCTAA
- a CDS encoding cysteine desulfurase family protein: protein MNERIYLDNAATTPIDPEVMKEMVKVMEGNYGNPSSIHAHGRESRSLIEKARKTVANLLHTSPAEIFFTSGGTEADNTAIRCGIIDHGLKHAITSRIEHHAVVHTLEALEKNGTIKLSFVDVDDKGSVNYEHLEELLKTNERSFVSLMHANNELGTLTDMERVGDLCEQYNALYHCDTVQTLGHYPHDLSKLKAHFIVCAAHKLHGPKGTGFLYINHKVKINPMIYGGSQERNMRGGTENIYGIVGLAKAVEMAYTDMAAHQEHIQGLKSYMMAQLEQIPGIHFNGETDPAKSLYTVLNVSFPEMEMADMLLFSLDIAGISASGGSACSSGSNIGSHVLNGIGANPDRPAVRFSFSKYNTREEIDLTVAKIKEICNPKA, encoded by the coding sequence ATGAACGAAAGAATATATCTCGATAATGCCGCTACCACGCCTATCGACCCTGAAGTGATGAAGGAGATGGTGAAGGTGATGGAAGGTAATTATGGTAATCCGTCATCTATACATGCGCATGGCCGCGAGTCGCGCTCGCTGATCGAAAAGGCTCGTAAAACGGTCGCTAACCTGTTGCATACCTCACCTGCCGAGATCTTTTTTACCTCAGGCGGTACCGAGGCCGACAATACGGCCATCCGTTGTGGCATCATTGATCACGGTTTAAAGCATGCCATCACCAGCCGCATTGAGCACCATGCCGTGGTACATACCCTGGAGGCACTGGAAAAGAATGGCACGATCAAGCTCAGTTTTGTGGACGTTGACGATAAAGGCAGCGTGAATTATGAGCATTTAGAGGAGTTGTTAAAGACCAACGAGCGCAGTTTTGTATCCTTGATGCATGCCAACAATGAGTTGGGTACCCTAACCGATATGGAGCGCGTAGGCGACCTGTGTGAGCAGTACAATGCCTTGTATCATTGCGATACGGTGCAGACGCTCGGTCACTATCCGCACGACCTGAGCAAGCTTAAAGCACACTTCATCGTATGTGCTGCGCATAAGCTTCACGGCCCAAAAGGCACAGGTTTTTTATACATCAACCACAAAGTGAAGATAAACCCGATGATATACGGCGGTTCTCAGGAACGAAATATGCGTGGGGGGACCGAGAACATCTACGGTATCGTGGGGCTCGCTAAAGCCGTAGAAATGGCCTATACGGACATGGCCGCTCATCAAGAGCATATACAAGGCCTTAAAAGCTATATGATGGCTCAATTAGAGCAGATCCCAGGCATTCACTTTAACGGAGAGACCGATCCGGCCAAGAGCTTGTATACCGTGCTCAACGTTTCGTTCCCGGAGATGGAGATGGCCGATATGCTGTTGTTCAGTTTGGACATCGCCGGCATCTCGGCATCGGGCGGCAGTGCCTGTAGCTCAGGTAGCAACATAGGATCTCACGTGCTCAACGGCATCGGGGCCAACCCTGACCGGCCGGCAGTAAGGTTCTCCTTTTCCAAGTACAACACCCGCGAGGAGATCGACCTCACGGTGGCCAAGATCAAAGAAATCTGTAACCCTAAAGCCTGA
- a CDS encoding DMT family transporter — protein MSSSQNASAQLNKNLLILHFTVFIWGFTGILGNLITMTAVNLVWYRVLIAFATLFLYFKFNKKHFSIDRSTFLKLILTGALVGGHWILFFQAIKVSNVSITLVCLSSTTLFTAIFEPLINRKPISKLEILSGILIIIGIVLIFKFETQYTLGITLGLLCASASSLFSIINSRQVKTTHPTIISFYELIGAFFWITIYMLLSGTFTDLQIPQGEDIGYLIILGTICTSLAYVAGVSVMRELSAFKVALITNLEPVYGIVMAFMFFGDLHTMSIGFWAGAVVILSTIFLFPVVQRNIGRLKNR, from the coding sequence ATGTCATCCAGTCAAAACGCATCTGCTCAACTTAATAAGAACCTGCTCATTCTGCACTTCACCGTTTTCATATGGGGTTTTACAGGCATACTGGGCAACCTGATCACTATGACCGCCGTTAACCTGGTGTGGTACCGGGTGCTGATCGCGTTCGCTACGCTGTTCCTGTACTTTAAATTCAATAAAAAGCATTTCAGCATCGATCGCAGCACCTTTCTGAAACTGATCCTCACCGGGGCGCTGGTGGGCGGGCACTGGATCTTGTTCTTTCAGGCCATCAAGGTATCCAATGTCTCGATCACGCTGGTGTGCCTATCTTCTACCACACTGTTCACGGCTATTTTTGAGCCGCTGATCAACCGTAAACCCATTTCTAAGCTCGAGATACTATCGGGCATACTGATCATTATAGGCATTGTCCTGATCTTTAAATTTGAAACACAGTACACCTTAGGTATCACGCTTGGGCTGCTTTGTGCGTCCGCATCGAGCCTGTTCTCTATCATCAATTCGCGCCAGGTCAAAACCACCCATCCTACCATCATTTCCTTTTATGAGCTGATCGGCGCGTTCTTTTGGATAACTATATATATGCTCCTTAGCGGAACGTTCACCGACCTGCAGATACCCCAGGGTGAAGACATTGGCTACCTGATCATTCTGGGCACTATATGTACTTCCCTGGCCTACGTTGCAGGGGTGTCGGTCATGCGCGAACTATCAGCTTTTAAAGTAGCCCTGATCACCAATCTGGAGCCTGTATACGGCATCGTTATGGCCTTTATGTTTTTCGGAGACCTGCATACCATGAGCATTGGCTTTTGGGCTGGCGCCGTGGTCATCCTGTCTACCATCTTCCTTTTTCCGGTGGTTCAGCGCAACATTGGGCGCCTTAAAAATCGCTGA
- a CDS encoding LapA family protein yields the protein MSFKTILAILITIVLTVFIIQNQDEATFHVLFGTMTTSKMTALIGVALGGFILGVIVATPGRKKYEEREEEYDEEEEEDDAPRRRPDTLSDEDRDYIS from the coding sequence ATGAGCTTTAAAACCATATTGGCTATCCTGATCACTATAGTGCTTACGGTGTTCATCATCCAGAACCAGGACGAAGCAACGTTCCATGTACTGTTCGGGACCATGACGACCTCTAAGATGACCGCACTGATCGGCGTTGCGCTGGGAGGTTTCATCCTGGGCGTCATTGTGGCCACACCGGGACGTAAGAAATATGAAGAGCGGGAAGAAGAGTACGACGAGGAAGAGGAGGAAGATGATGCACCACGCAGGCGTCCCGATACACTAAGTGACGAGGACAGAGATTATATCAGCTAA
- a CDS encoding LptF/LptG family permease, which translates to MSNFLNRYIKILDWYIIKKYLGTFVFTLSLFLVIIVVFDVSEHLDDFLKSKAPLSAIVFQYYGGYLPYYANILLPLINFLAVIFFTAKMANQTEIVPILSGKVSFNRFLRPYFISSGVIFIVFFFGNVYFIPYTNQLSVKYANTYTNDTDPTLKQLHMQLDKHTFVYLESYDNVVHSGYNFMMEKFDGDVIKEKLTAPRITYDSLKRTWSLLDVQVRYVNGLKEQFLQIPRKDTTLDMRPSDFEANNDINTNIYRAIPTKELAKRIEKEKIRGTGRLVELRLEMFRRYVYPFSAFVLTLIGVSISSRKVRGGIGLPLGIGILLCFLYIVIDRFANVFSLKANLPPIIAVFIPNLLFGLTGLYLLRKAPK; encoded by the coding sequence ATGTCTAACTTTTTGAACCGATACATCAAGATACTGGACTGGTACATCATTAAAAAGTACCTGGGCACGTTCGTGTTCACGCTTTCGCTGTTCCTGGTGATCATTGTGGTATTTGACGTTTCGGAGCACTTGGACGACTTTTTGAAAAGCAAGGCACCGTTGAGCGCCATCGTTTTCCAATATTACGGCGGCTACCTGCCCTACTATGCCAATATTCTGCTACCGCTGATCAACTTTTTGGCGGTGATATTCTTTACGGCCAAAATGGCCAACCAGACCGAGATCGTGCCCATTTTGAGTGGCAAAGTAAGCTTTAATCGCTTCCTGAGGCCTTATTTTATATCCTCCGGCGTCATCTTTATCGTTTTCTTTTTCGGTAACGTATATTTTATACCTTACACTAACCAGTTGAGTGTCAAGTATGCCAATACCTATACAAACGATACCGACCCCACATTGAAGCAGCTGCATATGCAGTTGGACAAACACACTTTCGTTTACCTCGAATCGTACGATAACGTTGTGCATTCGGGCTACAATTTCATGATGGAGAAATTCGACGGTGACGTGATCAAGGAGAAACTGACCGCCCCGCGTATCACTTACGACTCGCTTAAGCGCACCTGGTCATTGCTGGATGTGCAGGTACGGTATGTGAATGGCCTGAAGGAGCAATTCCTACAGATACCCCGTAAAGATACCACGCTGGACATGCGCCCATCCGATTTTGAGGCCAATAACGATATCAATACTAATATCTACAGAGCCATCCCAACTAAAGAACTGGCCAAACGGATAGAAAAAGAGAAGATACGCGGCACAGGCCGCTTGGTAGAATTACGCCTGGAGATGTTTAGGCGCTATGTTTACCCGTTCTCGGCCTTCGTGCTTACGCTGATCGGTGTGTCCATATCCTCGCGTAAGGTACGCGGTGGTATAGGTCTGCCTTTGGGTATAGGCATCTTGCTATGCTTTTTATATATCGTGATCGACCGGTTCGCTAACGTGTTCTCGCTCAAGGCTAACCTGCCGCCTATCATCGCGGTATTCATCCCTAACCTTTTATTCGGACTAACCGGGTTATATTTGCTGCGCAAAGCCCCTAAATAG
- the rsmG gene encoding 16S rRNA (guanine(527)-N(7))-methyltransferase RsmG, producing the protein MDAGIVTKYFPELTARQQEQYAQLGELYPYWNQQINVVSRKDMDSLFERHVLHSLGIAKVMRFLPGEQVLDVGTGGGFPGVPLAIMFPETQFHLVDSIGKKIKVVTEVSSAIGLTNLKATHSRAEQVPGKFDFVVSRAVTQLKDFYPWVKGKFTKSAKNTLPSGILYLKGGDLEQEIAESGLAVQQYFLKNYFEEEFFETKQVIYVKG; encoded by the coding sequence ATGGACGCTGGTATCGTTACCAAATATTTTCCGGAGCTGACCGCCCGTCAGCAAGAACAGTATGCACAGTTGGGCGAGTTATACCCATACTGGAATCAGCAGATCAACGTGGTCTCGCGCAAGGATATGGATTCGCTTTTCGAGCGCCATGTGCTTCATTCATTGGGCATTGCTAAGGTGATGCGCTTTTTGCCTGGCGAGCAGGTGCTTGACGTAGGCACCGGTGGGGGATTCCCCGGCGTGCCGCTGGCTATCATGTTCCCTGAAACGCAGTTCCATTTGGTGGATAGTATCGGTAAAAAGATCAAAGTGGTCACCGAGGTATCGTCGGCAATTGGTTTGACCAACCTTAAAGCTACTCATTCGAGGGCCGAACAAGTGCCTGGTAAATTCGATTTTGTGGTATCGCGTGCGGTAACGCAGTTGAAGGATTTTTATCCATGGGTGAAAGGAAAATTCACCAAAAGCGCGAAGAACACTTTACCCAGCGGGATCCTGTATTTGAAGGGGGGAGACCTTGAACAGGAAATTGCCGAATCGGGTTTGGCCGTTCAGCAATACTTCCTGAAGAACTATTTTGAGGAAGAGTTCTTCGAGACCAAGCAGGTCATCTACGTAAAAGGGTAG
- the dprA gene encoding DNA-processing protein DprA, with protein sequence MSLKHQLALTFIKGIGPTLSRSLLAYFGHPEKIFEVPAARFAKVPGIGSRIIEQLNLPQALERAEAEEAYVKKHGIDVIFYTDERYPKRLKNCNDAPILLYSKGNADLNNRRAVSIVGTRNATDYGRALCKQLIDDLQQYGVLIVSGLAAGIDVAAHKESLRAELPTVGVLGHGLDRLYPSQNRQTADKMLLNGGLLTEYPSGTKPDRENFPARNRIVAGMADVTVVIEAGIKGGALITAEIANSYDRDVFAFPGRITDEYSEGCNFLIRHNKAGLLTCAADLAHLMGWDTEKDNAAKPKAKQFALPIDLTADERNIWDILQHAKAPVSIDDLAIKLSMPLSKLAMDLLNMEMQGYISAKPGKMYVIG encoded by the coding sequence ATGTCACTTAAACACCAATTGGCACTCACCTTTATTAAAGGCATAGGCCCAACCTTATCAAGATCACTACTGGCTTATTTTGGCCATCCCGAAAAAATTTTTGAGGTGCCTGCGGCACGTTTCGCCAAAGTGCCGGGCATTGGCAGCAGGATCATTGAGCAGCTCAACCTACCCCAGGCACTGGAACGTGCCGAAGCTGAAGAAGCTTATGTAAAGAAGCATGGGATCGATGTGATCTTTTATACCGATGAGCGCTATCCCAAGCGGCTTAAGAACTGTAATGACGCCCCCATTTTATTATATAGTAAAGGCAACGCCGATCTGAACAACCGCCGCGCAGTAAGCATCGTAGGAACCCGTAACGCGACCGACTACGGCCGGGCCTTGTGTAAGCAACTGATCGACGACCTGCAACAATACGGCGTACTGATCGTGAGCGGGCTTGCCGCTGGTATAGATGTGGCCGCACATAAGGAAAGCTTGCGAGCAGAATTGCCTACGGTAGGTGTTTTAGGCCATGGGTTAGACCGCTTATACCCGAGCCAGAACCGACAAACGGCCGATAAGATGTTGCTGAACGGTGGGTTGCTCACCGAGTACCCATCGGGCACTAAGCCTGATCGCGAGAACTTCCCTGCGCGTAACCGCATTGTGGCCGGTATGGCCGATGTTACAGTGGTGATCGAGGCAGGTATCAAGGGGGGCGCTTTGATCACGGCCGAGATAGCCAACTCTTACGACCGTGATGTGTTCGCTTTTCCCGGTCGTATCACCGATGAGTATTCGGAGGGATGCAATTTCCTGATCAGGCACAACAAAGCGGGCTTGTTGACCTGTGCGGCCGACCTGGCCCACTTGATGGGTTGGGACACCGAAAAAGATAACGCTGCCAAACCCAAGGCCAAACAGTTCGCGCTGCCAATTGACCTCACCGCTGATGAAAGGAATATTTGGGATATTTTGCAACACGCCAAGGCGCCGGTAAGCATAGATGATCTGGCTATCAAGCTGAGTATGCCGTTGAGCAAACTGGCCATGGACCTGCTCAACATGGAGATGCAGGGCTACATAAGCGCCAAGCCCGGTAAGATGTATGTGATCGGATAG
- a CDS encoding BlaI/MecI/CopY family transcriptional regulator — translation MKELTKAEEEVMQILWKLKEGIVKQILEKMPGDPKPAYNTVSTVVRVLETKGFVDHKAYGNSHVYFPIVSEEDYKKFAFDKVIKSYFNNSYKSLVSYLVKEQKLNLSELAELILLAERSRKKTNNDE, via the coding sequence ATGAAAGAATTGACTAAAGCAGAGGAAGAAGTAATGCAGATCCTATGGAAACTGAAAGAGGGCATAGTGAAGCAGATACTGGAGAAAATGCCGGGCGACCCCAAGCCAGCGTACAACACAGTAAGCACGGTGGTGCGCGTATTGGAGACCAAAGGATTTGTTGACCACAAAGCCTACGGTAACTCCCATGTGTACTTCCCTATCGTGAGCGAGGAAGATTACAAGAAGTTCGCTTTTGACAAAGTGATCAAGAGCTACTTCAACAACTCGTACAAAAGCCTGGTGTCATACCTGGTAAAAGAACAGAAACTTAACCTGAGCGAACTGGCAGAGCTGATCCTATTGGCCGAGCGCAGCCGCAAAAAGACCAACAACGATGAGTAA